The segment CTGGTCGACTTCTTCTCGATTGGCACCAATGACCTGACCCAGTACACCCTGGCGATGGACCGTGACCACCCGCGTCTGGCCAGCCAGGCGGACAGCCTGCATCCGGCGGTATTGCGCCTGATCGCCAGCACCGTCAAGGCCGCCCACGCACACGGTAAATGGGTTGGCGTGTGCGGTGCGCTGGCCTCCGAAGCGCTGGCGGTGCAGGTGTTGCTGGGGCTGGGGGTTGATGAGTTGTCAGTGAGCGTGCCGCTGATTCCGACGATCAAGGCCCGGGTTCGCGAGCTTGAGTTCTCGGCGTGCCAAACTCTGGCGCAGCAGGTGCTGGGGCTGGAAAGTGCCGAGCAGGTGAGAGCGGCATTGCAACCACGGGTGCAGCCCATGACTGCGTTGGAGTACTGAACATGTTCGATAAAATGCAAAAAGCATTCTGGAAAGCCCTGACCCCTGATCTGGTGGCTGATGAACCAGGCCAGTCGGCATCGATTCTGGACGAAGCCGTATTGGCGGCGCTCGGCGGTGCCCGTAACGTCAAGTCCGGGCAGCGGGTGGCCTTGACCCGTATCCGCGTGGAGCTGGCGGATGTCACGCGCATGGACCCACAGGCTCTGCGCGCTGCGGGCGTACCGGGGATCCTGAGCCTGCCGGGCGGTCTGGTGCATTTGGTGGTGGGGTTGTAAACCCGCTCCCACAGGGTGTGTGTTTGCCTGGCAACTGTGACCCTTCGCCACCCCGCCCTTACTGTTTCGCAATTGCAGGTGTATCGTATTCGCCTTTTGCGGGCTTCACGTCCGCGCCGGATACGAGAGGTAGTTGAATCCATGTCCTTTACCCGTCGACAAATACTCGGTGGTTTGGCCGGCCTGGTAGTGGTGGGTGTTGGCGCAGGAGGCGCTTCGCGTTACTGGCTGGGCAAGGTGGCTGCCG is part of the Pseudomonas sp. ML2-2023-3 genome and harbors:
- a CDS encoding PTS transporter subunit EIIB, which gives rise to MFDKMQKAFWKALTPDLVADEPGQSASILDEAVLAALGGARNVKSGQRVALTRIRVELADVTRMDPQALRAAGVPGILSLPGGLVHLVVGL